AGCGGTCTGGGTACTCCTCGGCGGCCGCAGCCGAGACGTAGTAGAACTGGGTCCCGTTCGACGGCGCGTAGTTGATATCCGTGCCGAGCTCGTCGTTGATCGGTGGGGCGTCGTTAGTGAGGCCGGGCTCTGGGTTCTCTTCGGCGTAAATACAGAGACAGTGCGAGTCCTCCGCGATACTCGCACTGTTGTACACACTGCGTGCTGCAACGTCGATCTCGCCCTGGAGGAGCGCGGTTTGGGTGGCACCGCCACCGTCGAACGGAACGATGGTGAAGTCCGCCTCGGTCTGCTCCATCAGCTGAATGATCGACAGCACATTCCGGTTGGTCGGGCCGGATGCGCCGACCGTGATGTTGTTGTCGACCGAGTAGTCGACGAGTTCTTGGACCGTTCGGAATCGCTCTTCGTCGTCCCGCACACGGATGATCGCTGCCTCACCCGAAAGCGTGCCGAGCGGCTGGAGATCGTCGAGTGTGTACTGCGGTTCGGTGCCCTCGACCTCGTCGACGGCGACTGCCGCCGGTGTTGCTGGCGAGAGCGTGCCACCGATTCGCATCAGTTCCTCGTCTTGGGCGACGGTCGTCGCTGCGGTTCGTGTTCCGGCACCGGCACGGTACTCCGGAGAGAGGTTCGCGCCGAGAGCGTCCTCGAAATACTCCTGAATCTGTCGGAAATTAGTGTCGACGCCGCCACCTTCGGAGTACGCATTCACGAAGGTGAGCGAACTCGGTGGGTAGTCATCTCCGCCACCACCACCCCCGCCATTGCCTCCGTCTCCACCGAGACATCCTGCGAGACCAGCCATTCCAATCCCTGCACCAGTCAACTTCACAAACTGCCGTCTATTGGTATCAACCATTACAGACTCATCAAATAGCCCACCATACATATATATTTCCATTAATGGTGATATATATCTGACCTAACATTACGGTCAAAAAGGGTGACTCGGTCCGCAAACCGCCAGTCGGGAGTTAGTCGACGCGGTACTCTTCGAACACGTCCTCGTCGATGCGGACGCCGAGGCCCGGTTCTTCGGGTGGATCGATTGTGCCACCGTCGTCGACGTGGATCGCATCCTGGTTTTCGATGTACTGCCCCGCGATGTAGGTGCCGGGATCCTCGAGATCGTCGTCCAGCACGGCGAACTCGATCAGTCGACACTGTCTGCTCGCGGCGGCGACGTGGAGACTGGCCGCGTAGTTGATCGCCGGACCGAGTGCGTGGGGGACGAGTTCCTTGTCGAAGGCTTCGACGAGCCCTGCGACACGCATTGCGCCGGTGATCCCGCCGACGTAGTCGACCGATGGCTGGTAGATGTCCAACGACCGGGCCTTGAGGTGATCGAGTGCCGGGTAGTGTGGCGTGTGGGTCTGGTAGCCCGAGATCGGGACGGTGAACTTCCGGTTAAGTTCGGCTTGGCCGTCGAGATCGGTGTGAGAGATCGGCTCCTCGAACCACTCGACCTCGTACTCGCTGGCGGTTTTGGCGACTTTCGCCGCGTCGTTGTAGCTGTAGGAAGTGTTGGCGTCGATTGCCAGCCCGAAGTCGTCGGGGATGTTGTTCATGATCGTCTTGATGCGGTGACGATCCTCCTCGACACCGAACCCTGCGCCGATCTTCATTGCTTGGAACCCTTTCTCCGAGAGCCAGTCGGCGTAGTCGATCAGCTCTTCGGCGGTTTTGTCCGCCGGGAACGTCGCGTAGGCCTTCACTTCGTTTGTCTGGCCACCAAGCAGCTGGTAGAGCGGCTTGCCCGCGTCTTTGCCCTTGATATCCCAGAGCGCCTCGTCGATTGCCGACAGTGCGCCGTAGGCTCCGGCCCGCTTGACGTGGAGATACAGTTCGTGCCAGATCGCTTTGACGTCCTGTGGATCTTTGCCGACAATGTGGCGGGACATCGCATCGATACTCTCGGCGAGGAACTTGTTGTTCTCCTCCGAGCGGTAGAACGATTCCCCGAATCCGGTGATTCCTTCATCCGTGTGAACACGGACAACGACTGAGCTGATATCCAGCTCCCGAGCACCGACTTGGGCCGGCAACGAGGCGGCCTCGACAGCGCTGCCTAATACTGCTGTTTCTACGTTCGTGATTTCCATCCTACTCAGTTCGCAATCGGCGAGGGTAAAATAATTATCGATTATTAGGGATGTGTTCCCGATCTGTCCCGATGTCAGATACTCAGCTGTGCAGGTCCTTTCGCTCCGTATTTTGCCTTATTTGTGGTGATGTCGACGATCTCTTCGAACGAATCGAGCCCGGATCGTTCATGGGTCGTGTACTCCGAGATGGAGACGCGACCGCTGGCAACGAGTTCGGCCGCGAAGTTCCCCGTATCGCGTCCGGGGCCGGTCGGCGCGATTCCAGTCACCGGATTCTGCCATGTGACGCTCTTCTTGCGAACCGCTCGCGCGGAGAACGTCACGTCGCCGATGATGTAGCCGACCTGAACGACTGTTCCGCCGGCTTTGACCGCGCCCATCGCCTGTGCGATTGGATCGCTTCCATCGGTTGCGTGGGACTGATCGCCGCCGACAGCCTCAAAAACGACATCCGCACCGACTCCATCGGTGCGGGCCATGATTTCGTCGACCGGGTCACACTCGGTTCCGTTGATCGGGTGAAGTCCTCGGTCGGCTGCGAGTTCGAGTTTCTCGGCGTCGATGTCGACGACCAACACCTGCTGGGCTCCCTCCGCGAGCGCGAGTTGCGCACACTGGTATCCCATCACGCCGGTGCCGATCACTGCGACGATGTCGCCGGACAGAATCCCGCTGTCCCGCACACAGAGCACCGAACTCGCCAACGGCTGGAGCGCCGCGACCTCCGAATCGGTGAGTGAATCAGGCACGGGCCGCAACGCCTCGGCTGGCAGTGCGGCGTACTCCGCGAGCGCGCCGGGGATATCGTAGCCGATGTAGGTTTTCGAGGGACAGTAGCGTTTGAACCCCGACTCGCAGTAGCCACACTCGTTGCAGGGGATCTTGCCCGGCGCGTACACTCGGTCCCCGACAGCTAGCTGGTCGACCTCCGAGCCGCAGTCGACAACTGTGCCACAGAACTCGTGGCCGAACAGTCGGGCCGGGCCATCTGCCAGTCGCTCGGCGATCACCTCGGCGTGGGCAATCGACTCGCCCTGATAGAGGGCGCACTCGGTCACGCTGAGTTGGACGCGCTGGATTTCGAGGAGGACTTCATTTGCGGCAGGAGTGGGTCGGTCGACCTCCTCGACGCTGGCCTCGCCGAAATCGTGACAAACGACCGCTCGCATCTAGATCACGCCTTCGAGCCAGCCGCCGTCGATGCGGAACACTTCGCCGGTGACGTAGCTCGCGCGCGGCGAGGCGAGGAACGCAACCGCGTCGGCGAACTCCTCGGGCTGGCCCGGTCGGTCGAGCAGCACTTCGTCAGTTCGGCTCTGAAGGGCCTCCTCGATGGAGATGCCGCGGTGTTCGGCGCGGCGTTCGACCTTGTACTCGATTCGCTCGGTCATGATGAACCGCGGCGTGACGCAGTTGGCTCGCACGTCGGGAGCGTACTCCTTGGCAATCGTTTTGCTGAGGCCATAGAGCCCAAGCCGGAACACGTTCGAGATGGCGTGGTTCTCCGGCGGCTCGCGGGCCGACGCGCTCGTGACGGTGATCAGCGAGCCGATATCGCT
This sequence is a window from Halohasta litchfieldiae. Protein-coding genes within it:
- a CDS encoding mandelate racemase/muconate lactonizing enzyme family protein, coding for MEITNVETAVLGSAVEAASLPAQVGARELDISSVVVRVHTDEGITGFGESFYRSEENNKFLAESIDAMSRHIVGKDPQDVKAIWHELYLHVKRAGAYGALSAIDEALWDIKGKDAGKPLYQLLGGQTNEVKAYATFPADKTAEELIDYADWLSEKGFQAMKIGAGFGVEEDRHRIKTIMNNIPDDFGLAIDANTSYSYNDAAKVAKTASEYEVEWFEEPISHTDLDGQAELNRKFTVPISGYQTHTPHYPALDHLKARSLDIYQPSVDYVGGITGAMRVAGLVEAFDKELVPHALGPAINYAASLHVAAASRQCRLIEFAVLDDDLEDPGTYIAGQYIENQDAIHVDDGGTIDPPEEPGLGVRIDEDVFEEYRVD
- a CDS encoding zinc-dependent alcohol dehydrogenase, giving the protein MRAVVCHDFGEASVEEVDRPTPAANEVLLEIQRVQLSVTECALYQGESIAHAEVIAERLADGPARLFGHEFCGTVVDCGSEVDQLAVGDRVYAPGKIPCNECGYCESGFKRYCPSKTYIGYDIPGALAEYAALPAEALRPVPDSLTDSEVAALQPLASSVLCVRDSGILSGDIVAVIGTGVMGYQCAQLALAEGAQQVLVVDIDAEKLELAADRGLHPINGTECDPVDEIMARTDGVGADVVFEAVGGDQSHATDGSDPIAQAMGAVKAGGTVVQVGYIIGDVTFSARAVRKKSVTWQNPVTGIAPTGPGRDTGNFAAELVASGRVSISEYTTHERSGLDSFEEIVDITTNKAKYGAKGPAQLSI
- a CDS encoding tripartite tricarboxylate transporter substrate-binding protein — encoded protein: MVDTNRRQFVKLTGAGIGMAGLAGCLGGDGGNGGGGGGGDDYPPSSLTFVNAYSEGGGVDTNFRQIQEYFEDALGANLSPEYRAGAGTRTAATTVAQDEELMRIGGTLSPATPAAVAVDEVEGTEPQYTLDDLQPLGTLSGEAAIIRVRDDEERFRTVQELVDYSVDNNITVGASGPTNRNVLSIIQLMEQTEADFTIVPFDGGGATQTALLQGEIDVAARSVYNSASIAEDSHCLCIYAEENPEPGLTNDAPPINDELGTDINYAPSNGTQFYYVSAAAAEEYPDRYEQVQQAFKTAHENEEYRADLAEIDEEGKLVWNTPEETDAILQSAYETYRDFAPLFDEYVQS